A single genomic interval of Sphaerodactylus townsendi isolate TG3544 linkage group LG08, MPM_Stown_v2.3, whole genome shotgun sequence harbors:
- the MLF1 gene encoding myeloid leukemia factor 1 isoform X1 yields MFGGLSRVFDEDPFFRDSFAAHHEHMHRIFSEPFGPSPYFSIKDGGGRTFNQRGRPDSQVALRDNHKAMNCSLLPFGSFGGMATGFPLMPFGSMAMDFPFMPFGCFGGMNMDFRDPFSAMDRMMSNMRNSMMDLQRNFDKMSLDPNAHSFSSSSVMTYSKKGDEPPKVFQASAQTRLAPGGIKETRRAVKDSESGLEKMAIGHHIKDRAHVVQKAKNNKSGDEEFNQEFINLDEAEAHAFDEEWQKEITRFKPSAGRNNIDTPRPRSIRHVNREDGARREKNLSRVAIDGPRKPRSSVEKLNIKGSPVPLKSSKK; encoded by the exons GGATTCCTTTGCTGCACATCATGAGCATATGCATCGTATCTTTTCTGAACCTTTTGGGCCAAGTCCATATTTTTCTATTAAAGATGGCGGTGGAAGAACTTTCAATCAAAGAGGACGTCCTGATTCTCAGGTTGCTTTGAGAGACAATCACAAG GCAATGAACTGCTCCCTTTTGCCCTTTGGCAGTTTTGGTGGCATG GCAACAGGTTTTCCGCTTATGCCTTTTGGCAGCATG gcTATGGATTTTCCTTTTATGCCTTTTGGCTGTTTTGGTGGCATG AACATGGATTTTAGGGACCCCTTTTCTGCGATGGACAGGATGATGTCAAACATGAGAAACAGCATGATGGACCTGCAAAGAAATTTC GATAAAATGTCACTTGATCCAAATGCAcactcattttcttcttcctccgtGATGACATATTCCAAGAAGGGTGATGAGCCGCCAAAGGTTTTCCAGGCTTCTGCTCAGACGCGCCTGGCTCCAGGAGGG atcaAAGAAACCAGAAGAGCAGTCAAAGATTCTGAAAGTGGACTAGAAAAAATGGCTATTGGGCACCACATTAAGGATCGCGCTCATGTTGTTCAGAAGGCAAAGAACAACAAATCTGGGGATGAAGAATTTAATCAAGAATTTATCAATTTAGATGAAG CTGAAGCTCATGCATTTGATGAAGAGTGGCAGAAGGAGATCACACGGTTCAAACCCTCTGCAGGAAGAAACAATATAGATACTCCAAGACCGAGAAGTATCCGTCATGTAAACAGAGAAGATGGTGCAAGAAG GGAGAAGAATCTTTCAAGAGTCGCCATCGATGGACCTAGGAAGCCTAGATCTTCTGTGGAAAAGCTGAATATTAAGGGGTCGCCTGTTCCTCTcaaaagcagcaaaaaataa
- the MLF1 gene encoding myeloid leukemia factor 1 isoform X5, producing the protein MFGGLSRVFDEDPFFRDSFAAHHEHMHRIFSEPFGPSPYFSIKDGGGRTFNQRGRPDSQVALRDNHKNMDFRDPFSAMDRMMSNMRNSMMDLQRNFDKMSLDPNAHSFSSSSVMTYSKKGDEPPKVFQASAQTRLAPGGIKETRRAVKDSESGLEKMAIGHHIKDRAHVVQKAKNNKSGDEEFNQEFINLDEAEAHAFDEEWQKEITRFKPSAGRNNIDTPRPRSIRHVNREDGARREKNLSRVAIDGPRKPRSSVEKLNIKGSPVPLKSSKK; encoded by the exons GGATTCCTTTGCTGCACATCATGAGCATATGCATCGTATCTTTTCTGAACCTTTTGGGCCAAGTCCATATTTTTCTATTAAAGATGGCGGTGGAAGAACTTTCAATCAAAGAGGACGTCCTGATTCTCAGGTTGCTTTGAGAGACAATCACAAG AACATGGATTTTAGGGACCCCTTTTCTGCGATGGACAGGATGATGTCAAACATGAGAAACAGCATGATGGACCTGCAAAGAAATTTC GATAAAATGTCACTTGATCCAAATGCAcactcattttcttcttcctccgtGATGACATATTCCAAGAAGGGTGATGAGCCGCCAAAGGTTTTCCAGGCTTCTGCTCAGACGCGCCTGGCTCCAGGAGGG atcaAAGAAACCAGAAGAGCAGTCAAAGATTCTGAAAGTGGACTAGAAAAAATGGCTATTGGGCACCACATTAAGGATCGCGCTCATGTTGTTCAGAAGGCAAAGAACAACAAATCTGGGGATGAAGAATTTAATCAAGAATTTATCAATTTAGATGAAG CTGAAGCTCATGCATTTGATGAAGAGTGGCAGAAGGAGATCACACGGTTCAAACCCTCTGCAGGAAGAAACAATATAGATACTCCAAGACCGAGAAGTATCCGTCATGTAAACAGAGAAGATGGTGCAAGAAG GGAGAAGAATCTTTCAAGAGTCGCCATCGATGGACCTAGGAAGCCTAGATCTTCTGTGGAAAAGCTGAATATTAAGGGGTCGCCTGTTCCTCTcaaaagcagcaaaaaataa
- the MLF1 gene encoding myeloid leukemia factor 1 isoform X3, with protein MFGGLSRVFDEDPFFRDSFAAHHEHMHRIFSEPFGPSPYFSIKDGGGRTFNQRGRPDSQVALRDNHKAMNCSLLPFGSFGGMNMDFRDPFSAMDRMMSNMRNSMMDLQRNFDKMSLDPNAHSFSSSSVMTYSKKGDEPPKVFQASAQTRLAPGGIKETRRAVKDSESGLEKMAIGHHIKDRAHVVQKAKNNKSGDEEFNQEFINLDEAEAHAFDEEWQKEITRFKPSAGRNNIDTPRPRSIRHVNREDGARREKNLSRVAIDGPRKPRSSVEKLNIKGSPVPLKSSKK; from the exons GGATTCCTTTGCTGCACATCATGAGCATATGCATCGTATCTTTTCTGAACCTTTTGGGCCAAGTCCATATTTTTCTATTAAAGATGGCGGTGGAAGAACTTTCAATCAAAGAGGACGTCCTGATTCTCAGGTTGCTTTGAGAGACAATCACAAG GCAATGAACTGCTCCCTTTTGCCCTTTGGCAGTTTTGGTGGCATG AACATGGATTTTAGGGACCCCTTTTCTGCGATGGACAGGATGATGTCAAACATGAGAAACAGCATGATGGACCTGCAAAGAAATTTC GATAAAATGTCACTTGATCCAAATGCAcactcattttcttcttcctccgtGATGACATATTCCAAGAAGGGTGATGAGCCGCCAAAGGTTTTCCAGGCTTCTGCTCAGACGCGCCTGGCTCCAGGAGGG atcaAAGAAACCAGAAGAGCAGTCAAAGATTCTGAAAGTGGACTAGAAAAAATGGCTATTGGGCACCACATTAAGGATCGCGCTCATGTTGTTCAGAAGGCAAAGAACAACAAATCTGGGGATGAAGAATTTAATCAAGAATTTATCAATTTAGATGAAG CTGAAGCTCATGCATTTGATGAAGAGTGGCAGAAGGAGATCACACGGTTCAAACCCTCTGCAGGAAGAAACAATATAGATACTCCAAGACCGAGAAGTATCCGTCATGTAAACAGAGAAGATGGTGCAAGAAG GGAGAAGAATCTTTCAAGAGTCGCCATCGATGGACCTAGGAAGCCTAGATCTTCTGTGGAAAAGCTGAATATTAAGGGGTCGCCTGTTCCTCTcaaaagcagcaaaaaataa
- the MLF1 gene encoding myeloid leukemia factor 1 isoform X4, giving the protein MFGGLSRVFDEDPFFRDSFAAHHEHMHRIFSEPFGPSPYFSIKDGGGRTFNQRGRPDSQVALRDNHKAMDFPFMPFGCFGGMNMDFRDPFSAMDRMMSNMRNSMMDLQRNFDKMSLDPNAHSFSSSSVMTYSKKGDEPPKVFQASAQTRLAPGGIKETRRAVKDSESGLEKMAIGHHIKDRAHVVQKAKNNKSGDEEFNQEFINLDEAEAHAFDEEWQKEITRFKPSAGRNNIDTPRPRSIRHVNREDGARREKNLSRVAIDGPRKPRSSVEKLNIKGSPVPLKSSKK; this is encoded by the exons GGATTCCTTTGCTGCACATCATGAGCATATGCATCGTATCTTTTCTGAACCTTTTGGGCCAAGTCCATATTTTTCTATTAAAGATGGCGGTGGAAGAACTTTCAATCAAAGAGGACGTCCTGATTCTCAGGTTGCTTTGAGAGACAATCACAAG gcTATGGATTTTCCTTTTATGCCTTTTGGCTGTTTTGGTGGCATG AACATGGATTTTAGGGACCCCTTTTCTGCGATGGACAGGATGATGTCAAACATGAGAAACAGCATGATGGACCTGCAAAGAAATTTC GATAAAATGTCACTTGATCCAAATGCAcactcattttcttcttcctccgtGATGACATATTCCAAGAAGGGTGATGAGCCGCCAAAGGTTTTCCAGGCTTCTGCTCAGACGCGCCTGGCTCCAGGAGGG atcaAAGAAACCAGAAGAGCAGTCAAAGATTCTGAAAGTGGACTAGAAAAAATGGCTATTGGGCACCACATTAAGGATCGCGCTCATGTTGTTCAGAAGGCAAAGAACAACAAATCTGGGGATGAAGAATTTAATCAAGAATTTATCAATTTAGATGAAG CTGAAGCTCATGCATTTGATGAAGAGTGGCAGAAGGAGATCACACGGTTCAAACCCTCTGCAGGAAGAAACAATATAGATACTCCAAGACCGAGAAGTATCCGTCATGTAAACAGAGAAGATGGTGCAAGAAG GGAGAAGAATCTTTCAAGAGTCGCCATCGATGGACCTAGGAAGCCTAGATCTTCTGTGGAAAAGCTGAATATTAAGGGGTCGCCTGTTCCTCTcaaaagcagcaaaaaataa
- the MLF1 gene encoding myeloid leukemia factor 1 isoform X2, translated as MFGGLSRVFDEDPFFRDSFAAHHEHMHRIFSEPFGPSPYFSIKDGGGRTFNQRGRPDSQVALRDNHKAMNCSLLPFGSFGGMAMDFPFMPFGCFGGMNMDFRDPFSAMDRMMSNMRNSMMDLQRNFDKMSLDPNAHSFSSSSVMTYSKKGDEPPKVFQASAQTRLAPGGIKETRRAVKDSESGLEKMAIGHHIKDRAHVVQKAKNNKSGDEEFNQEFINLDEAEAHAFDEEWQKEITRFKPSAGRNNIDTPRPRSIRHVNREDGARREKNLSRVAIDGPRKPRSSVEKLNIKGSPVPLKSSKK; from the exons GGATTCCTTTGCTGCACATCATGAGCATATGCATCGTATCTTTTCTGAACCTTTTGGGCCAAGTCCATATTTTTCTATTAAAGATGGCGGTGGAAGAACTTTCAATCAAAGAGGACGTCCTGATTCTCAGGTTGCTTTGAGAGACAATCACAAG GCAATGAACTGCTCCCTTTTGCCCTTTGGCAGTTTTGGTGGCATG gcTATGGATTTTCCTTTTATGCCTTTTGGCTGTTTTGGTGGCATG AACATGGATTTTAGGGACCCCTTTTCTGCGATGGACAGGATGATGTCAAACATGAGAAACAGCATGATGGACCTGCAAAGAAATTTC GATAAAATGTCACTTGATCCAAATGCAcactcattttcttcttcctccgtGATGACATATTCCAAGAAGGGTGATGAGCCGCCAAAGGTTTTCCAGGCTTCTGCTCAGACGCGCCTGGCTCCAGGAGGG atcaAAGAAACCAGAAGAGCAGTCAAAGATTCTGAAAGTGGACTAGAAAAAATGGCTATTGGGCACCACATTAAGGATCGCGCTCATGTTGTTCAGAAGGCAAAGAACAACAAATCTGGGGATGAAGAATTTAATCAAGAATTTATCAATTTAGATGAAG CTGAAGCTCATGCATTTGATGAAGAGTGGCAGAAGGAGATCACACGGTTCAAACCCTCTGCAGGAAGAAACAATATAGATACTCCAAGACCGAGAAGTATCCGTCATGTAAACAGAGAAGATGGTGCAAGAAG GGAGAAGAATCTTTCAAGAGTCGCCATCGATGGACCTAGGAAGCCTAGATCTTCTGTGGAAAAGCTGAATATTAAGGGGTCGCCTGTTCCTCTcaaaagcagcaaaaaataa